In Streptomyces sp. NBC_00569, a single genomic region encodes these proteins:
- the pssA gene encoding CDP-diacylglycerol--serine O-phosphatidyltransferase produces the protein MTVTDPETQAGWVPEAEEADEAEEMPLSLRLSIADTLTLGNATCGFMAVYFTTTGILIPHIQGSNDSGMARHSAATAVILMLAAAIFDLFDGLVARKLRSSPMGAELDNLSDLISFGLAPAYFVLVYGMVADDAHQRVAAVGAIVVLLAVVLRLARFSCVTVKDGTFQGMPSPFGALTVVSIVLLELPFVATVLAIIGTAWLMVSRVEYPKPRGPLAVAMLGWIVAAMGLLAAWAFDAPGGQLLLQTGCALQLVLGAVIPLFATARRVNNFRGNRREARAAQLP, from the coding sequence TTGACCGTGACTGATCCAGAGACGCAGGCCGGATGGGTGCCCGAGGCCGAGGAGGCGGACGAAGCGGAGGAAATGCCGCTTTCACTGCGCCTGTCGATAGCGGACACCCTCACGCTCGGTAACGCCACATGCGGCTTCATGGCGGTGTACTTCACCACCACCGGCATCCTGATCCCGCACATCCAGGGCAGCAACGACTCCGGCATGGCCCGGCACAGCGCGGCCACGGCCGTGATCCTGATGCTGGCCGCGGCGATCTTCGACCTGTTCGACGGCCTGGTGGCGCGCAAGCTCCGCTCGTCGCCGATGGGGGCCGAGCTGGACAACCTCTCGGACCTCATCAGCTTCGGCCTCGCGCCCGCCTACTTCGTCCTCGTGTACGGCATGGTCGCGGACGACGCGCATCAGCGGGTCGCGGCGGTGGGCGCCATCGTGGTGCTCCTGGCCGTCGTGCTGAGGCTCGCGAGATTCTCGTGCGTGACGGTGAAGGACGGCACCTTCCAGGGCATGCCGAGCCCCTTCGGGGCGCTCACGGTCGTGTCGATCGTGCTCCTCGAGCTGCCGTTCGTGGCCACGGTCCTCGCGATCATCGGGACGGCCTGGCTGATGGTGAGCCGCGTCGAGTACCCGAAGCCGCGCGGTCCGCTCGCGGTCGCGATGCTGGGGTGGATCGTGGCGGCGATGGGGCTCCTGGCGGCCTGGGCGTTCGACGCCCCCGGCGGCCAGCTGCTGCTCCAGACCGGCTGCGCGCTCCAGCTGGTCCTCGGCGCCGTGATCCCGCTGTTCGCGACGGCCCGGAGGGTGA